In the genome of Rhopalosiphum padi isolate XX-2018 chromosome 1, ASM2088224v1, whole genome shotgun sequence, the window aaagtgCCAATAGAAGCACTGTATTGAAAATAAAGGTCATTGAaggtgatttatttaaatagtctaTAACCTTTTTACagaatgtttaatacattttttctgacaattatttattgaaaattttatcacaATACATACTTATGAAGAAAATCTAGTTATCTAATATTTCTATGCATaatatttgtactattatacgaataaataataatcatttaaacatCGTTTTCTATATTAATCAAACAAATCACAGATAGGTATTCAAATTCCTGATAATTAATGCACTATAGCGGGGGTGGCAAACCTACAACATGCGTGCCAAAGGGGGCACGTTGATCAAATTTCAATGGTACgtgaaaaaatttgaattattaaaaatattatgctaatttataacattttgattataattgttgtaagaaatttaaagaaacaaattatatcaatttcaaaaattataatcagaAAAAAAGATGTGcctacttaaaaaaaacaatgtataataaatctataactttatttttatccttagaAATATAATTGACTTTGGGCACGTTCAAAACCTTGATTGGGAAAATTTGGTACTTGACCCCAAAATGGTTCGCCACCCCTGCACTATAGTAACTGCAGGTTAGTGAAtggttttttatgttaaaaaaatatatattatatataatgtttctCATTTTTAGGTTttcaagaataataaataattacaaaatattttaatattgaaattaaaaaattcaaggcTATTAGTAATAATCGAATATTATAACGGTAtatgaaactaataaatattttaatgaataggacaaaaattatataattattttactataacatgtaattatatatttacattcatCTTTCAATAATGATGGTGACCAATCTAAGTTTTGTATGTAAGTtagtttctattaattatttatattagcaaACTATTTTTAAAGCGCAACTGTGCAACCCTATTCGTTTTTACATTTCCTGTGGTTCGTATGATAATTCTAAAATTTGGTCTTACAATAATTGATGTCACAATGAAccaatttatataatcatactGACCATGATCCTTCATTTGTGATTTCTTTTACGTtcacacaaaaattataatgtaaattgtgaataattatattagtaaattatattcgtttttacGTTGACCATGAttagtgaattattttatttaacagaatattaattatgaattttatttcataaatttatagtCCATGTTGGAATAAAatggttaattataaatatatatatgtaataggtatacatttaattcgtacaatataatgtataataattaataaagtagtaAATTACATATTAGCCTATAACGAATGGGAAGTGAGGAGATCGCCTCGATCATCGGCCCATGCTGCAGTATCCACCatttcaataaatgtataatatggtaggtataataaaaaaaccttaTACAAGGATTTTTAATTCTTAGCTTTATTCCTAATAGAGTAGCAGATGATGGATGCATatcaaaatttcaatattaatcttTCAAAAAAATCTGTGTTTTGATATATTGAgtttcatatacttatatatatatatatatatatatattaaagatgacacatataaatgtaggtataggtacctacctattttataagtatatatatcatacatttatatgtaatctatacttatattaaataccttGCTGAGGTTGgagttttacaattttttactacaatagaACATGATtgcaattcttattttttttaacaacaataaattagtcacagtttatttataataatggtatatgtTTCATCCAATTGTTATAACAAGTGATGTCTATCTGAAGAGATTTTCTCCAGTTTCACTAATCGAAAATTTATATCACGTAGCATGAttagttaaaacttaatattttattatcttttgtattttataaatataatttttaagtatgttaaatttggtaGAAGATTAtgtgatttatataaaaaaaattctgtttttgtacaaaataaataacatgctCTGAAAGGTGTTGACTGACGAACCCATTTCTCGAATGACTCCAGTTTGATACACCATCAGATTTCCTTATTCTCCAGTCATCATTTCCATGAAttctaaaaatgttcaattcaatattaaattcatttaatagtttctattttacttattacagtaaaatattataaaattaattaattttgatattttaatagttcaatcaatttatcaacaaaatattattatttttatggcgACAACTCAAAACCTGAACTATATATCCATCaggcatttttaaattatttattttatattttttaaatgttaattgcatattttaaaattgtatagtgaTGTGCTAATGTCAATACATAACCCggtcatattttattaagtattactgcaaaaatttagaatacttatttattttgcatgtttaagttttttaatttattcaaagtaaaataattattttttataccaaaaaatGCATCtggttttcattatattatttgtagttaGATCGAATAAGTAAAATACGAACAAATTCCACAGGGAATTACATTTATGTTGTTATAGATTCTTttgtaactttataaataatagatgtaTATCTATAAATGTACTCTATATTAATACTTCACAAAAACACAAtatgaagaaaatattaaaattttaaatactttctatatgatttgataaattttaagtgCTAACAATAGATATTGTAACATACAATGCTTACATTGTAGATATGTAACTTCCTTTTTGGTTATAGCTTAATAGTTGTAAGGGAAACAAATTTTCCAAACAATAGTGAGAGTTAAAAATGAAAGTATACTTAGATTGACAATCATGATTGAaatctattattgtatattggtataaattaatttaaaagtatgttttttatattaataataattcattttagtgAGAATGTGGGTTGAGATTTTAGAGAGGGACTTTAAAATTTGCATTTCTGGATtcatataacaaatttatattattctactgaataaataaatatacgtaagTCTGCAGCACATGAGCCTTTATAAACTTACCATCAAAATCTACTGTTCCAGAACCATCAGAATCAATTTCGTCAATCATCATGTCCAATTCTTCGTTGGTCAGCTGATCATCAAGCTCTCTCAAAATTTCTTTCAGGCATGATGTAGGAATATAACCATTTCCTTCTTTGTCGTACAACCTGAAAGCTTCACGGAGTTCTTTTTGCATGGCTTCATCGTCTTCTTCGACAATAAACTTAGCAGCCAATGTTACGAATTCGTCAAACTCCAAACGTCCagattcttaaaatttaatttatttagaaattgtgtttaaaaacgaaatattaaaaaggaaaaaaaatatttactgtctGCGTCAACTTCTTCAATAAGTTCGTCGAGAATCTTCTTGTTGAACGGCTGTCCCATAAGTCGTAAGATATCAGCAACCATGTCTGTGGGTATACTGCCAGAACGTTCGCGATCGAATGCATCGAAGGCTTTTCTGAGGACTAAATATTAACaccaattaaacattttttctttgaaatttaatatagtaatggTAAGTTTCAAAAATTAAGTTTCACAGTTTTCTTAACTACATATGCTTATGTATACATATGCCCTTATTGATttgaacaattaaattttcgaactaatactaaatattcaaggaattaatactgttatttaattaataatatttcaaagacTTATCTACGATAatcactttttaatataatgatagacataataaatactatatggaAGTAAATGttggttaattattaattatggtttttaaattatgttaacagatgtttattttgttaaatttatggaaagtgaattttaatataatttgtgctGCCGagatatagtttttattgtaaattttatacactgcatattttctttttatagaaattattttttaaatgagttttTTTCTGCCAATAAAAGATATTactatacgataatatattaacaacggGTTCTTCGTAATTTGTAATTAcctatacttacatttttttaatacaattaaatctaTGAGAacgaaataattttcattttataacagCTATATATTAGttcaaaagtatattaaattcttaagaaataatagtttatttttcataatcaaTATAAAGCTTTTGAAATTTACgtgaaaattatgatatttaagttTCAAATGTTGATTGTGATGAGACTTAATTCTAGAAactcaaatatttttagtttgctGATGGTTGATCCGtgttaatttgttaaaacataaatttatattatacgcactatatatatatatattttcgaaaTTCGAATGCTGaagataaattcaatataaatttcaatgatcatttaaatttataacgtatTTAAATGAATGTCAAAATTTTGGATTTAGATCAATGTTTACAAACATGTGTTTgtatttagtacataatattattaatgcattctttgatattgtaaaatacctaaataatattgtttaaaaatatagatgcaaatatgtatatacaattttaatcataaagtcataacattaataaataacaatagttaaTATGATCTAACACAAAAAAACAACCGTAATTACAATTACAGATTCTATTTTTTCAAGAactgtatttcatattttacgtGTTTTAgtgtatgataattgataacaaaACATAACgtaacaatttttgataataaaaagttttaggtaaattagatattaaaatggaTTTTTAGGTATAAGTAAATGAAGTGGTATATTTAgggttaataatcattaatcacacagttttttttattgtttaacatatttttattaaaatattcaagcatatcaatacaatatatataatatataatatatatattatattatacttaatacataggtacataaatctaggtgataaatatattttatgacataaataaattgatcaaactagttttattttaattttataattggtcaAGTGtagatactaatattataaatctaatttattacagttttaCCGAAATACAAACCATTTATAACGACCCTACTTTTATCTCAAGTtaaggatttaaaaatattaaaaaaaacaacaaacgaAATGTATTACTTACTAGCGTAAGTTATATGAATctttatcaaaacaataatataaattcaagattataatattatataataaattacgtatTTCTTTTTGTTATTATCTAAGTATTGAATAAGTAGTGCA includes:
- the LOC132932461 gene encoding troponin C, isoallergen Bla g 6.0301; amino-acid sequence: MEDLPPEQISVLRKAFDAFDRERSGSIPTDMVADILRLMGQPFNKKILDELIEEVDADKSGRLEFDEFVTLAAKFIVEEDDEAMQKELREAFRLYDKEGNGYIPTSCLKEILRELDDQLTNEELDMMIDEIDSDGSGTVDFDEFMEMMTGE